DNA from Sorangium aterium:
AGGCCGTGACCGCTCCGAACAACGGCGCGGGCCCCGGGGACGTCGAGCGCCTGCTCGGCGCCGCGCGCGGGCGGCACGAGCAGCGAAAGGAATGGCAGGCCGTGGCCCGCCTCCTCGAGCTGGAGATCGCCCTCGCCGCAGGCAGCGCCGTCGAGCCCGCGATGCAGGCCGAGCTCGCCCGCGTCTACCACGAGGAGCTCATCGACGTCGACCGCGCGGCGGCCGCCTACAAGCGGCTGCTCGAGCTGCGCCCCGACGACGACGCCGCGGCCGAGGCGCTCGAGACCGACGCCTCGAAGCGTGAGCGGTGGCGCGACCTCGTGGACCGGTACGTCGCCGAGGCCGAGGGCGCGACCGACGGCGCCTTCAAGAGCGCGCTCTACACGAGCGCGGCCGACATCGGCTACCGCTACGGCCGCGCCGAGCTCGGCGAGCGGGTGGCCGAGCTCATCGAGCTCGCCCTGAAGCTCGACCCGAAGAACCTCCGCGCGGCCAACCTCGCCGAGATCGCCTTCTCCACCGCGGGGGACTGGGACGCCGTCGTCCGCGTCCAGTCGATCGTCAAGGGCGAGGCCCAGCTCAAGGAGGACCGCATCGCGGCGGCCGTCCGCGCGGCGCGCACCATCAAGGCCCGCCTGAGCGATCCGGCCCGCGCTGTCGCGGCGTACGAGGAGCTGCTCGACCTCTCGCCCGGCCAGCCCGAGGCGCTCTCGTTCCTGACCGAGGCCTACTCCGCTGCGGGCGACTGGGATCGCCTCGTCGCCCTCTACGAGGACCAGCTCCGCAGCGGCGGCGTGAAGCCCGGCGAAGAGCTCGGCATGCTCGTGCAGATCGCCATGGTCCACTGGCGCATGCGCGGCCAGCCCCAGGCGGCCGAGCCCTATTTCGACCGCGTGCGCCGCGCCGACCCGGCGCACGCCGGGATGCTCAACTTCTACCGCGAGGTCCTCGAGCAGCGCGGCGACAAGCCGCGGCTCACGACGATCCTCACGGACGCACAGCGCGCCGTGCCCGACGGCCCCGAGAAGCGCGCCATCGCCACCGAGCTCGCGCGGCTCGCCGAGTCGCAGGAGAACGCCGCCAAGGCGATCGAGCAGTACAAGTCCGTGCTCCGGACCGACCCGGAGAACCGCCAGGCGCGCGACGCCCTGAAGCGCCTCTACCTGCAGACCGAGGGGTACAACGCCCTCGTCGAGCTCCACCGGCAGGACCTGGAGCGCACGCCCGCCGACGACGTCGCCGGCAGGGTCGCGGTGCTCCGCGAGATCGCCGCGATCTACCGCGATCGCGCCAAGAACGACGCGGCCCTCGTCACGGTCCTCACCCAGATCGTCCAGCTCGACGACAAGGACGTCGACGCCGTGCGGGAGCTGACCCGCATCTACGAGTCGCTCGGGCGCTGGCGCGACCTGCTCTCGTACCAGCAGCGCCTCGCCGAGCTGACCGAGAGCCCCGCCGAGAAGGCGGGACTCTACCGCGCGGTCGCGCGGCGCTGGTTCGACCAGTTCTCCAACGTCCAGAACGCCATCGCGGCGTACGAGGCGCTGCTCACGGTCGAGCCGATCGACGAGGAGGCGCAGCAGAAGCTCCGCGAGCTGTACCTGAAGCGGCGCGCCTGGCCGCAGCTCTACTCGCTCTACGAGCGCAAGCTCGAGGGCGCCGAGGGCGCCGCGAAGATCGAGCTCCTCGGCGAGATGGCCAAGCTCGCCGCCGAGCGGCTCGACCGCGGCGCGGACGCGATCGCGCTGCAGAAGCGGATCCTCGAGCTCGATCCGAGCGCCCCCGGGGTGCTCGACGCGCTGGAGAAGCAGGCCGAGCGCGAGAAGGACTTCGCCACGGTCGCCGAGGTGCTCGAGCGCCGCGTCGACCTCGCGCCCGACGACGCGGCGCGGCTCGTCTCGCTGCAGAAGCTCGGGGCGGTGTACGCCGAGCGCCTCAAGGATCCGGCCCAGGCGGCGCGGACGTGGCGGCGCGTGCTCACGCTCTCGCCGGGGCACGCGCGCGCGCTCCGCGTCCTGCGCGACGCGTACTTCACCGCGGGCGACTGGGACGGGCTCGAGGAGCTCTACGCCTCGCAGAACGACTGGGAGGGCCTCGTCGACTTCCTTTCGGGCGCGGCGGACAAGGCGACCGACCCGGCCACGAAGCTCGACATCTCCTTCCGCGCGGCCCGGATCTTCGAGGAGCAGCTCAAGGCGCCCGAGCGCGCGGCGCGCTCGTACGAGCGCGTGCTCAGCGTCTCGCCGAAGGACGCGCGCGCCGCTGCGGCGCTCGTGCCGATCTACGAGGAGGAGGAGAAGTGGGCCCGGCTGCCGGCGCTCTACGAGATCCTCCTCGAGGCGACGGACGACGCCGAGGCGCAGGTCGGCATGCTGCGCAAGCTCGCGGCGGTGACGGGCGGGCCGCTCTCGGACAAGCCGAGCGCGCTCGGCTATGCGCGCCGCGCCTACGAGCTCCAGCCGGACGACGAGGGGCTCGATCTGCTCGAGGCCTGGTCGCGGGCGGCGGGCTCGTGGGGGCCGTTCGTCGAGGCGGTCGAGGGCCGGCTCCGGACGGCGGAGGACCTCGCGACCGACGTGCAGCGCACGCTGCGGCTGAAGCTCGCCGAGGTGTACGCGCGCGAGATGGGCAAGCTCGACGAGGCGGTGACGGTCTACCGCGGCCTCGTCGAGGACGATCCGTCCGACGACGACACGGTGCGGGCGCTCGACGCGCTCCTCCGGGCGAACGAGCGGCAGGCCGATCTGCGGTGGCTGTTCGAGCTCAGGGCGAGCCAGGTCGGGGGCGAGGATCGCGCCGAGATCCTCGAGGAGTGGGCAACGCTCGAGGAGGAGGTCTTCGGCGACCCGGCGAAGGCGATCGAGCTCCTGCGCAAGGTCATCGCGCTGACGCCCGGGCGCATCAACGCGCTGCGGGTGCTCTCGCGCCTCCTGAACGCCGCGGGCGAGTACGAGGCGGCGTCCGTGATCGTGGCCACGCACCGCGACGTCAGCGAGGGCGACGAGCGGGCGCGCCGCGAGATCGAGCTCGCGGCGCTCTACCTGGACCGGCTGGATCGGCCGGCGGACGCCTTCGAGGCGGCGGTGCGCGCGCTCGACCTGTCGGCGCACGACCCGGACGCGATCGCCGTCCTCTCGCGGCTCGTCGAGCGCCCGGAGACGCGCGTGCGCGCGGCCAAGGTGCTCGCCGTCGAGTACGCCGAGACGGGCAACCACCGGCGCGAGGCCATGGCGCTCCGGGTCATCCTCGAGTCGGAGCGGGATCCGGCGCGGCGGCGGGAGCTCTACCTCACGCTCGCGAGCGTCGAGGAGGCGAAGCTGCACGCGGCCGGGACGGCGTTCGACGCGCTGCTCCGGGCGCTGCACGAGTTCTCGGACGACATCGAGCTCTGGGACCGCGCCGCCGAGCTGTCGCGGCGCGCCGGCCGCCCGACCGACCTCGCGGAGGCGTACCGCGTGCACCTCGTCGCGGGCCGCACCGAGGGCGACAAGGTGCTCGGCAGCTCCGTGGAGGTCGAGCTCTGCGAGCGCGCGGCGAGCCTCCACGACGAGCAGCTCGGCGACCCGGAGGGCGCGAAGCCCTACCTGGAGCGGGTGCTGAGCCTCGACCCGAACAACCACCGCGCGTTCGAGCGGCTGAAGCAGATCCTGACGGCGGCCGAGCGGTGGGGCGAGCTCGAGGAGCTCTACGACCGCGCCGCGAAGGGCACGACGGACCAGAGCGAGCGCATCGAGCTACTCAACGAGGTGGCGCTCATCGCCGAGGAGATCATCGGCGATGCGGCCAAGGCGATCGGCTACTACGAGCGCATCCTCGAGCTCGATCCGTTCTACACGGCGGCGCTCGACTCGCTCGAGAAGCTCTACGAGCGCGAGGGCCGCTTCCGCGACCTCGCGGCGCTCCTCGAGCAGCGCCTGAAGACGGCGACCGAGGCCGAGAGCGTCGAGATCAAGCTGTCGCTCGGCAGCATCTACCTCGACCGGCTGCACGAGCCCGAGGGGTCGCTCGGGCACCTCGAGGACGTGCTGCGGATCCGCCAGAACGACCCGAAGGCGCGCGAGCTCGTCGAGCGGCTGCTCGACATCGGGGCGCTCCGCCTCCGGGCGGCGCGCGTGCTCGAGGCGGTGTACGAGGCGCGGGACGAGATCCGGCAGCTCGTGCGGGTCCTCGAGATCCGGCGCCAGGGCGCCGAGACCGAGTCGGAGCGGCGCGAGCTGCTCCGGCGGGTCAGCGTGCTCCAGGACGAGCGCCTCAGGGACGACGCCGGCGCGTTCGCCAGCCTGTCGGAGCTCCTGCCGCTCGAGCCGGAGGACCTCGCGGCGCGCGAGCGGCTCATCGAGATCGGCCGGCGCCTCGGCGAGCACGAGCAGGTCGCCGAGGTGCTCACGGCGGCCGCGGACGCGTGCGGTACGGCCACCATCCGCGGCGAAATCCTGATGGAAGTCGCGAGGATCTGCGAGGACCTCCTCGGCGACGCCGACCGGGCCGAGAAGGTCTACCGGCGCGTGCTCGCCATCGATCCGACCGATCCGACGCTGGTGATCCCGGCGGCGCAGGCGCTCGGCCGCATCTATGCGGCGAAGGAGCAGCACCAGGCGCTCGCGGGCGTGCTCGCGATCGAGGTGCGCCTCGAGGAGAACGTCGAGACGCGGCGGTCGCTCTACGAGCGCATCGGGACGCTGCACGAGACGGTGCTGGACGACCCGGCCAAGGCGATCGAGGCCTGGCAGGCGCGGCTCGGCGACGACGGCGCCGACGTGGCGGCGCTCGCGGCGCTCGAGCGGCTCTACGAGCGGACGTCGCAGTGGCGGGAGCTCGTCTCCGTGCTCCGGGCGCGCGAGCAGTCGACGACGGAGCCGGAGGAGCGGCGGCGCGCCATGACCAAGGCGGCCGAGACGCTCGCGCAGAAGCTCGCCGACGTGCCCGAGGCGATCAACGCGTGGCGCGCGGTGCTCGACGAGTTCGGCCCCGAGCGCCCGACGCTCGCGGCCCTCGAGGAGCTCTACGAGCTCGACGAGCGCTGGGTCGACCTCGCCGAGACGCTGGAGGTGGACCTGTCCCTCGCGGTGGAGACGCCCGCCCGGCTCGATCTGCTGGCCCGGCTCGGCGACGTGCGGCGGCTGCACCAGGCCGACGCGACGGGGGCGCTCGAGGCGTACCGCCAGGCGCTCTCGCTCGACCCGTCGAACGCGCGCTGCCGCGCGGCGCTCGAGGCGATGCTCGAGCGGGAGGACGCGCGGCGCGACGCGGCCGAGACGCTCGAGCCGCTCTACGAGGCGGACGGCGACGCCGAGCGCCTGCTCCGGGTCCTGGAGATCAAGGTCGAGACCTCGGATCTCCCGAGCGAGCGGCTCGCCACCTTGCAGAAGTCGCTCCGCACCGCGGAGGGGCCGCTCGGCGACACGTCGAGGGCGTTCGGCTACGCGCTCCGCGGCGTGCGGGAGGCGGCGGGCGAGCCCGAGGTGACGACGTGGATCGCCACGGTCGAGCGGCTCGGCGAGGCCACCGGGCGCTGGTCCGAGGTGTGCGAGCTGTTCCAGCGCATCGCGCCGGACATCCTCGACGGCGACGTGCAGCAGAACGTGCGGCTGCGGGTCGGCGAGCTCGCGCGGCACAAGCTCGACGACCGCGAGCTCGCGGTCGAGCAGTACAAGAAGGCGCTCGAGGCCCGCGGGGACGACCGGCGGGCGATGATCGCGCTGGAGGAGCTCTACGGCGAGGCGCGCGACGCCGGGCGGCTGCTCGAGATCCTGAAGCTCCGGGTCGAGCACGCCGAGAGCGACGAGGAGAAGACGGGGCTGCTCTTCCGGATCGCCGAGCTCGAGCGGGGCCCGCTCGGGGACCAGGCCGGCGCGATCGCGACCTACGAGACGATCCTCGACATCGCGCTCCACCCGGACGCGATCGCGGCGCTGGACGGCCTCTACCGGGAGGCGGGCCGCTTCCAGGACCTCATCCGGCTCTACGAGCGGCAGCTCGACGTGCGCGCCGGCGATCTCGCCGAGCTGCACGTCAAGATCGCGCTCGTTGCGCACCGGCACACCGAGGACCTGCAGCGCGCGTTCGACGAGCTCTCCGAGGCGCTGCTCATCGATCCGGCGCACGAGGGCGCGGTGTCGCTGCTCGAGGCGATCCTCGAGGGCTCGGCCGAGGCGGAGCACCGGGCGCGCGCCGGGGAGATGCTCGAGCCGGTGTACCTGCGCCGGGCGGACTGGAACCGGGTGAAGATCGCGCTCGACGCGCGCCTCGCCGCGAGCCAGGACCCGGTCGAGCGCCGAGATCTGCTGCAGCGGCTCGCGACGCTGCACGAGGAGCAGCTCGAGGATTACCGCGCGGCGCTCGAGACGGTGGCGAAGCTCCTCCACGAGGACCTCACCGACGAGGGGGTCTGGGCGGAGCTCGAGCGGCTCGCGAAGGTGGCGAGCGCGGAGCGGCGGCTCGCGGAGATCTACGCCGCGGAGCTCGGGGAGCTCACCTCGGACGACGCGTCGAGCGCGAAGCTCAGCCGGCGCACCGGCGAGCTCTACGCCCAGCTCGGCGACGTGGCCGACGCGCTGCGGTGGTACCGGCGCGCGCACGAGTTCGAGCCGGACTCGCGCGAGCTGTTCGACGCGATCGACGGGCTGCTCGTCAAGGAAGCGCGCCACGCCGAGCGCATCCAGCTCTACCGCGCGGCGCTCGATTACCGGAAGGACGAGGATCGGCTCGACGCCCTCCACACGATCGCGCGCCTGGAGCGGACCGAGCTCCGCGAGCCCGCGCTCGCGATCGAGACGTACCGCGCGGCGCTCGACGTCGACGAGAACGACGCCCGGGCGCTCGACGCGCTGACGGAGCTCTACCGCGAGCTCGACCGGCCGCGGGACCTCGCCGACCTCTACCTGCGCCGGGCCGAGGCGGCCCCGAACGGCGAGCGGGCGGCGCCCTACCGGCTGGCGCTCGCGGCGCTGCTGCGCACGCGGCTCGAGGACACCTCGGGCGCGATCGATCAGCTCGAGGCGATCGTCGGCGAGGTGCCCTCGCACGCCGAGGCGATCCGGGCGCTCGAGGCGCTCATCCAGGACCCGCAGCACAAGGCGCGGGTCGTCGAGATCCTCGGGCCGCTCTACGAGGGGGCGGACGACTGGCGGCAGCTCGTCCGGCTGAACGACGAGCGGTTCGGCCTCGCCTCGGACGCGCGCGAGAAGGTCGCGGTGCTCCGGGAGACGGCGAAGCTCTGGGAGACGCGCGGCAACGACGAGCTGCGCGCCTTCGACGCGACGCGGACGGCGTTCGGCCTCGATCCGGACGACGGCGAGACGCGCGGCGAGCTCGAGCGGCTCGCCGAGCAGCTCGGCGCCTGGGAGGAGCTCGCGGAGAGCCTCGAGGCGGGGGTGACCACCACGTCGGACGAGCTCACGAAGCGCGAGCTGCTCTCGTCGCTGGCCAAGGTCTACGACACGCGCATCGACGACCCGCGCCGGGCGCTCCGCGCCTACGCGCGGCTGTCCGCGCTCGACCCGAGCGATCCCGAGCCGCTCGAGCAGATGGACACCCTGGCCGTGCTGCTCAGCGACTGGGACACGCTCATCTCCGTCCTCGAGAAGAAGAGCGAGATGGCGTCGGACGAGGAGAACGCCTCGATCTGCCGGCGCATCGCCGAGACCAAGCTCGAGATGCTCGAGGACACGGAGGGCGCCATCCAGGCGTACGAGCGGGCGCTCGAGCTCGATCCGGAGAGCGCGATGACGATCGACGCCCTCATCGAGCTGCACGAGCCGCGCGGCGCCGCGAGCCGCCTCGTCGAGCTCTACGGCCGGCGCGTCGAGCTCGCGGGCCCCGACGAGGAGGAGCTGCGCTACGATCTCAACGTGCGCGCCGCCGAGCGCTACGAGCGGGATCTCTCGAGCCCGCGCGACGCCATCGCCGCGCTCAACGCGGCGCTCGAGGCGAAGCAGGGCGATCCGGCGGTGCTGTCCTCGCTGGAGCGGCTCTACCGGGCCGAGCGGATGTGGGACGAGCTCCTGTCGAACCTGATGCTCCAGGCGAGCGCGGCCGC
Protein-coding regions in this window:
- a CDS encoding tetratricopeptide repeat protein, with the protein product MTAPNNGAGPGDVERLLGAARGRHEQRKEWQAVARLLELEIALAAGSAVEPAMQAELARVYHEELIDVDRAAAAYKRLLELRPDDDAAAEALETDASKRERWRDLVDRYVAEAEGATDGAFKSALYTSAADIGYRYGRAELGERVAELIELALKLDPKNLRAANLAEIAFSTAGDWDAVVRVQSIVKGEAQLKEDRIAAAVRAARTIKARLSDPARAVAAYEELLDLSPGQPEALSFLTEAYSAAGDWDRLVALYEDQLRSGGVKPGEELGMLVQIAMVHWRMRGQPQAAEPYFDRVRRADPAHAGMLNFYREVLEQRGDKPRLTTILTDAQRAVPDGPEKRAIATELARLAESQENAAKAIEQYKSVLRTDPENRQARDALKRLYLQTEGYNALVELHRQDLERTPADDVAGRVAVLREIAAIYRDRAKNDAALVTVLTQIVQLDDKDVDAVRELTRIYESLGRWRDLLSYQQRLAELTESPAEKAGLYRAVARRWFDQFSNVQNAIAAYEALLTVEPIDEEAQQKLRELYLKRRAWPQLYSLYERKLEGAEGAAKIELLGEMAKLAAERLDRGADAIALQKRILELDPSAPGVLDALEKQAEREKDFATVAEVLERRVDLAPDDAARLVSLQKLGAVYAERLKDPAQAARTWRRVLTLSPGHARALRVLRDAYFTAGDWDGLEELYASQNDWEGLVDFLSGAADKATDPATKLDISFRAARIFEEQLKAPERAARSYERVLSVSPKDARAAAALVPIYEEEEKWARLPALYEILLEATDDAEAQVGMLRKLAAVTGGPLSDKPSALGYARRAYELQPDDEGLDLLEAWSRAAGSWGPFVEAVEGRLRTAEDLATDVQRTLRLKLAEVYAREMGKLDEAVTVYRGLVEDDPSDDDTVRALDALLRANERQADLRWLFELRASQVGGEDRAEILEEWATLEEEVFGDPAKAIELLRKVIALTPGRINALRVLSRLLNAAGEYEAASVIVATHRDVSEGDERARREIELAALYLDRLDRPADAFEAAVRALDLSAHDPDAIAVLSRLVERPETRVRAAKVLAVEYAETGNHRREAMALRVILESERDPARRRELYLTLASVEEAKLHAAGTAFDALLRALHEFSDDIELWDRAAELSRRAGRPTDLAEAYRVHLVAGRTEGDKVLGSSVEVELCERAASLHDEQLGDPEGAKPYLERVLSLDPNNHRAFERLKQILTAAERWGELEELYDRAAKGTTDQSERIELLNEVALIAEEIIGDAAKAIGYYERILELDPFYTAALDSLEKLYEREGRFRDLAALLEQRLKTATEAESVEIKLSLGSIYLDRLHEPEGSLGHLEDVLRIRQNDPKARELVERLLDIGALRLRAARVLEAVYEARDEIRQLVRVLEIRRQGAETESERRELLRRVSVLQDERLRDDAGAFASLSELLPLEPEDLAARERLIEIGRRLGEHEQVAEVLTAAADACGTATIRGEILMEVARICEDLLGDADRAEKVYRRVLAIDPTDPTLVIPAAQALGRIYAAKEQHQALAGVLAIEVRLEENVETRRSLYERIGTLHETVLDDPAKAIEAWQARLGDDGADVAALAALERLYERTSQWRELVSVLRAREQSTTEPEERRRAMTKAAETLAQKLADVPEAINAWRAVLDEFGPERPTLAALEELYELDERWVDLAETLEVDLSLAVETPARLDLLARLGDVRRLHQADATGALEAYRQALSLDPSNARCRAALEAMLEREDARRDAAETLEPLYEADGDAERLLRVLEIKVETSDLPSERLATLQKSLRTAEGPLGDTSRAFGYALRGVREAAGEPEVTTWIATVERLGEATGRWSEVCELFQRIAPDILDGDVQQNVRLRVGELARHKLDDRELAVEQYKKALEARGDDRRAMIALEELYGEARDAGRLLEILKLRVEHAESDEEKTGLLFRIAELERGPLGDQAGAIATYETILDIALHPDAIAALDGLYREAGRFQDLIRLYERQLDVRAGDLAELHVKIALVAHRHTEDLQRAFDELSEALLIDPAHEGAVSLLEAILEGSAEAEHRARAGEMLEPVYLRRADWNRVKIALDARLAASQDPVERRDLLQRLATLHEEQLEDYRAALETVAKLLHEDLTDEGVWAELERLAKVASAERRLAEIYAAELGELTSDDASSAKLSRRTGELYAQLGDVADALRWYRRAHEFEPDSRELFDAIDGLLVKEARHAERIQLYRAALDYRKDEDRLDALHTIARLERTELREPALAIETYRAALDVDENDARALDALTELYRELDRPRDLADLYLRRAEAAPNGERAAPYRLALAALLRTRLEDTSGAIDQLEAIVGEVPSHAEAIRALEALIQDPQHKARVVEILGPLYEGADDWRQLVRLNDERFGLASDAREKVAVLRETAKLWETRGNDELRAFDATRTAFGLDPDDGETRGELERLAEQLGAWEELAESLEAGVTTTSDELTKRELLSSLAKVYDTRIDDPRRALRAYARLSALDPSDPEPLEQMDTLAVLLSDWDTLISVLEKKSEMASDEENASICRRIAETKLEMLEDTEGAIQAYERALELDPESAMTIDALIELHEPRGAASRLVELYGRRVELAGPDEEELRYDLNVRAAERYERDLSSPRDAIAALNAALEAKQGDPAVLSSLERLYRAERMWDELLSNLMLQASAAADRDARIKLRTAIGDLYAGELESPSDAIEQYRLVLDEDAVNDHAIQAVRAIGEGREELRLDAAEVLEPVLRAAGRHEELAAALELRLRAQTEPADRAATLRAIALVQDVQLGRPLEAEQALLRALEDAPDDASLHGEIERLAERTDGFGRYCDALAQRAAATFDATIAKDLFLRIGRIAEEKLGDDRRSAQAYAKAVEHAGDTPELLEALDRLYGRLGDERALADVLERRVAVTPGDRDQADLFYRLAVIQIGSFGDKPQGLNTLRQALDRAVDHERASGALEALTEDPALFDEAAEALEGVYRTRGDNAALARLYEKRIRFAPGGAERIRMRLDLAKVLEVRSNDPRAALETLEKALADDPSDPDVLGEIERLAPLTGGWASAASALERAVRAGTELDGDTARDLWMRIAEWQKNKVGDAKAAEAAYEAALTHDATSEHILRSIEELQRAPGRERDLIGTLRRIAALDGMEGSAGELRREAKELAERALGDRDLVEAILREMIAADEGDTWALAELTKVREEAGDHKEVFRLLVRQSELYAEAERIRDARHAAAAVARERLGDDAAAIELYETLFEADPGDARAATALRELYAKAGKHKELLALLERLTDLAESPEARSALRLESAEICLSRLDAVSEATEHLRAVLDEQPDNEKATVLLAQLLEKTGRDQELSDLFVTQIERAKDRGDVAAELSYSVRLGEVYEARLNDTARAIETYRAVLEREPRHHGALLALARLHEQRGEKAEAAQRLEVILEDARAAEAVATALRLADLHRSLGDEGAVRRVLERGLAADGAAQEIRKQLLALYEKQQAFTELADLITGDAEAAAQPAEKVALYRKAAGIHLAKRNDPGRAADLLVKATELVPGDRELLLALCDAYSASGRGQKAAEALQQIVESYGGRRSKDLAAIHHRLAKAYLAEGQRERALAELDIAFKIDPGSIAILRDLGVLALDLSESGDDAAKAAHIDRAQKTFRALLLQKLDEGAPISKGEVFYYLGVISHRQNDEKKAIQMLERALDNERDFAPAKELLAQLKK